GGGCCGAGCGAGGAAGGACCGCAGCCCGCCCTGCCAGCGGCGCAACCGGTCCCGGCCCGTGGGATCCGCCGATACGCCCAGCTTCTCGCCGATGGTGCGCAGCAGGCTCAGCGGTTCCCGGTTGCGCGCGGTGACGGCCACGGTCACCGCCCCTTCGCCGGGAACCGTGTCCGGGGGGCAGTGGCCGGCGGCCCGGGCGAACCGGGGATCCTGCCGGAAGGACGTGTCGCTGAGGGTCACCGCACGTCCGAGGATGGCGGACTTCCCGCTCGCGGTGGTCCCGCTGACGATCAGGACACCGGCCGGCCCGGACAGGAAGCCCACCACCGCCGCGTTCAGGTGCTGCCGTCCGGAGAAGTACCAGCCCGGGTCGACGCTGTTGGTGCGCCCGCTGGCCTTCTCCAACCAGTAGTCCATGTCGTCGAGGCTGGTGGCGACCTCCCGGCGCGCTTCCCGGGTGGCCGAGGGGTTCGGCCGGTAGCCGGGGTTGGGAAGCGCCGGCGTCGGTTCGTACAACTTGTTGCTCAGCACCGGCGGGGGTACGTACAGGGAGCGACCCTGTTCGGCATTGATGCCCGCGGCGGCGGTTTCGAGCGCCTTGTGGAACTCGGCCATGGTCAGGTACCGCCGGACCACGGTCTCGCTCGTGCGCAGATCCTCGTGGGCGCGGCGGAGGATCAGTGCGAAGGCCCCGCCGAGGACGGTCGCGTTCGGTGCGGCGGTCGCCAGCACGTTCAACGTGGCGGACGTCGTGCGGTCGGCGGACAGGTCCCGTCGAAGGTCCAGCAGCTCACCTCCGATGTCTGCGGACTCGCACATGTTCACGATCACCAGGACGTCACGGGCCGAGGAGTCGAGCGCCGCGATCACGATCTCCGTGGTGCGCAACCCGGTCGCGAGCAGTCGGGAACGGTCGGTGTCGCGGAGCACCGTGTAGTGCTTCGTCGCCGCCGACGTGAGGCCGTGACCCGTCACGAACAACACCACCGGGAGGTCCGGGCCCGCCTCGCGGATCCGGGACGCCTCCAGGAAGCACTCCACGTCGTGCCGGTTGACGACCGGATCGGGGTGAGTGGTCGTCACGAACCCCGGACGTCCGGCCTCGGACCGCTCCCACCACAGCGCCACCGCGTCCAACTGCTCCGCCACCGCGGCGGCGAACGCCTCCGTACCGTCCTCCAACACCAGCACGAACAAGGCACCCGCCGAGGCCTCCTGGGCCTGCGTGGCCTCCGCCGCCGCCTCGGCCGCGTCCGCCGTGCGCGTGCCTTCGACCAAGCCGGACCCACCGGGCCCGGTCGCTCCCGGCCCGACCTCACCCGGCGCGGTCCCACCCCGCCCGGCCCGCCCGATCACACCCCGCCCACCGCTCATGTTCCCTATTGTTCACAGGCATGGACCAGCACGCGCACCACCGATCCGCCGCACAGGACCCCCGCGCGGACGACGAGTTACCCGCCGACGTCACCCAGGACGCCGTGGTCGTCGTGCCCGGCATCATGGGCAGCGCCCTCTACGACAACGAACGGGGCCGGCACGTCTGGGGGCTCGAAGGGATCTCGTGGCTGGTCCGCGCCTGGACCCTCCCGGGCGGGCTGACGTCCCTCGCCATGAGGGACGAGGAACTGGAGGGCAAGACCGGCCGGATCACGGCGACCGGACTGCTCAAGCACTCCGCCTGGACGCCCTATCTGGCCGGCATCGAGCCCTACACCGACCTCGTGGCGGCCGTCGGCCGGTGCGTCGCCCACCCCGCCGCCGTCCTGGAGTTCGCCTACGACTGGCGTCTGCCCGTCGCGACCAACGGCCGGCTCCTCGCCGAAGCCGCCCGCGCCCACCTCACCGCCTGGCGCGCGCATCCCGCCCACGACCGCGCCCGCCGCCACCGGGTCGACGAACGCGAAGCCCGGCTCGTCTTCGTCGCGCACTCCATGGGCGGCCTCGTCACCCGCGCGGCCCTGGACCCCCGCCTCGACAGCGACCTCCAGGCGGACACCCGCGGCGTCCTCACCCTGGGCACTCCCTTCCACGGCGCCGTCAAGGCCACCGTCATCCTCAACACCGGCCGGGGCACTCCGGTGCCCCTTCCGCACCGCAAGCTCCGGGCGATCTGCGCGAACATGCCCGGCCTGCACGACCTCCTGCCCCAGTACAAGAGCGTGCGCGAGGACGGGAACATCCGGCACCTGACGCCCGGCGACGTCGTCTCCCTCGGTGGGAACGCCGAACTGGCACGCGACGCGGCCCGCCTCCACCGCGACCACCGCGGCATCGAACTGCCCGGGCACCGCTCGGTCGTGGGCATCAACCAGCCCACCCTGCAGAACCTGAGCATCCGCGAGGGCCGGGTCACCGCCTACGAGGACGGCGCCCGGGCGCACGCCGACGGCACCCTCATCCGGGACGGCCACGACCGGATCAAGTACTTCCGGGTCCAGGGCGACGGCACCGTCTACAAGGAATCCGCGTCCATCAGCCCCGCGGTGACCACCCTCCCCCTCCAGCACGGAGACGTCGCCAAAGCCGACACCGCCCTCGAAGCGGTCGTCGAGATCCTCCGGGAGGACATCCACCTCGGCCCCCCGCAGGGCGAAGCCGGATGCGGGCTCGACGCCCCCGACTTCGTCGAGGCCGGTCAAGCCTGGAAGGTGACCCTCACCGACGTCGACTCCCTCGCCGGCGTGACCTGCCGCATCACCGCCCTCGACGACCCACGCGACGTCCAGGACGCGGCCCTGACCTGGGAGGACGGCAACGCGGTCGCCGTCGCCACGGCCAAAGCCCCCGGCCTGTACCGGGTCGCGGTGCGCACGCTCGACGGCGCCGACATCACGCAACTCGTCTTGGCGGGCGACGCCGGCGGGCGCCTGGAGGAAGCGCAGGACTGACGCCCGGGGGCGCCCGCGCGTCGCCCGGCGGGGCGGGCGCAGGTCACCGCACGTCGGTGACCTGCTCGTACCGCGCCGCCTGCGGGGGCGGCGGCGTGGGGCGTCGGGTGAGGCCGCGTGATGTTCATAGCGGACGGAATGGGTGATTCCGGAGGGGCGTGATCATAGATGAGCGTTTTCGGTCAGGATTGGACCGGTAACTCAGCGTGAGGCGGGTCATTCGGGTCTTGCCCGTGCCCTCTGCTCTCCCTTGCCCCGCCTGTCCCGCGTTCGAGCGCCATCGGCAGGAATTCACGCGGCCGTACCCCGGGTAGGGCGAAAGATTTCCCGAGTTGGCCCCACGGTGACGCAAAAGAAGTCCGAAACTGACAGGGTTGCTTTGACTCGTCATCGGTGGGTCGGTGAGTGTCGGTCACATGTCCGAAACATCCCGAGCCGCCGCCGGTGGCCCCCTTCGTGTGCGCGATTTCCGGTTGCTGCTCGCGGGAGCCGCCACCGGGCAGCTCGGTGCCCAGGTGACGCTCGTGGCCCTGCCCCTCGTGGCCGTGCTCGAACTCGACGCCCCCGCCTTCCAGGTGGGCCTCCTGACCGCTGCGGAGACCGCCGCCTTCCTGCTCGTCGGGTTGCCCGCCGGGGCACTCGTCGACCGCATGCGCAAGCGGTCCCTGATGATCCGCGCGGACCTGATCCGCGCCGCGGCCATGGCGAGCATCCCCGCCGCCGCGCTCGCCCACGCCCTGACCATGGCCCAGCTCTACGTCGTCGCGCTCGTGATCGGCGTGGCGACCGTGTTCTTCGACGTCGCCCATCAGAGCTACCTGCCGCAGATCCTGCCCCGGGACCAGCTGGTGGCCGGCAACGGTGCGCTGGAGACGGTCCGTTCCACCGCCCAGGTGACCGGCCCCGGCGTCGGCGGCGGGCTGGTCCAGCTCGTCGGAGCGCACCTCGCCGTCGTCGCCGACGCCATCGGCTACATGCTCTCCGCCCTGTTCCTCCTGCGCGTCAAACAGCCCGAGGAAGTACCCGAGCCCGCCGCCGGGGCCTCCCTGCGCAAGGAGATCGCCGAAGGCGTCCGCTTCGTCTTCGGCCATCCGCTGCTCCGGGTCATCGCCCTGACCACCGGCCTCGCCAACCTCTGTACCGCCGTCCTCATGGCGACGCAGACCGTGCACCTCGTCCGCGTCGTCGGACTCGAACCCGGCGGGCTCGGGCTGGTGCTGTCCGCGTCGGCCGTCGGAGGGCTGCTGGGCGCCCTGTGCGCCGGACGCCTCGCCGCCCGGCTCGGGCAGGCCCGGGTCATCCTCCTGTCCGTCCTCGTGACCGGCCCGTTCGCCCTGCTGTGGCCCCTGTCCGGGCACGGCGTCCCCGGGGCGGCCCTCTTCGCCGCCGGATCGGCGGTCGTCTCCTTCGGCGCGGTCGTCTACAACATCGCCCAGGTCAGCTTTCGCCAAGGGCTGTGCCCACCACGCCTGCTCGGCCGGATGAACGCCACCCTGCGCTTCCTCATGTGGGGCACCCTGCCGCTCGGCGCGCTCATCGGCGGCGCCCTCGCCCAGTCCTACGGGTCACGTACGGCCCTCGCCTGGTGCGCCGTCGGCATCCTCGCCGTACCGCTGCCGCTGCTGCTCTCCCCGCTGCGCCGGATGCGGGACCTGCCCGGCCCGCAGGACGGCGCTCCGGAGGACGACGCCCCGCACGGCCCCCGTCCGCACGACGACGCCCGCGCCACCCACGAGGCGCCGCGGGAGAACGCCACCGGCGCCGGCGATGAACGGCCGGCCCCCGCACCCACCCGCTGACCACCCGTACCGCGACGCGCGGGGACGACCTCCGCCGCCACACCCTTCCGCGCGCCCGCGACCAGCGACCAGCGACCCGCGACCGCGGCCTCGACAGAGCCTCGACAGAGAGAACCACGTGCTCAGCATCACGAGTCAGTACCTGGCCCGTTACCGGCGTCTCACCGCCGCCGGCGACCGGTCCGACGTCCTGCTGCCCGTCACCGGAGCACAGCGCCGCTTCCTCCTGGTGCGTTCGCTGGATCCGTCGGGCCGCCCCGACCTGGTGCCGATGTTCTTCGCCTTCCCGTACGCAACCATCGACCCCGAACGTCTGCGGGCGGCGGCCCACCGGCTCGCCGCACGGCACACCGCCCTGCGCTCGCGGCCGGCCGTCGTACGCGGAACTCCCGTCCTGCGCGTCGCCGATCCGGACGTCGAGGTGACCCGGCCGGCCCCGATGCCGGGGGAGCGGCCCGCCGACACGCTCCGTCGCGCGCTGTCCTCCTGGGACGCGCAGGGTTCCCCCCTGCGGCTCTTCCTCGTACGCGACGAGGAGCGCGAGGAGGACGTCCTCGCCATCGCCTTGGACCACGCCGTCTGCGACGGCCGTTCGCTGGCGCGGATCGTCGACGAACTCGGCGCCGCCTACAGCGAGGAGCCCGTCACGGCCCGCCCCGCGCCCGAGGAGACGGAAGCGGAACTCGTCGCCTACCGGGACACGGTCCTGCGCCAACTCGCCGCCGAGGAAAGGGCGGAGACGCCCGAGGCGGCCGCGTACTGGGCGGACCGGCTGCGTACGCTCCGGGCCCACGCCCCGTCACCCCGTCCGGCACGTGTGCCCGACGGCGCGTCGTCCAGTGGTGTCGCGCAGATCCGGCTGCCCGCGCACGGCGGCGGCGTACCGTTCCCCGGACTGCTCGACGCCTGCCGCGCCGCGGCCCGCGAGCTGTACGGCCCGGACCTCGTGGTCCCGCTCGGCTACCCGTGGGGCGGCCGTCCCTCGGGGGCGGAGCCGGTCATCGGCTGCTTCCTCAACACCGTCGTCTTCCCGGCCGACACCGGCCACACGCCCGACCCGGAGGCGACGGCCGACGCGTGGTGGGACGACCTCGACCGGGCCGACATGCCCTTCGACGCCGTCGTGACCGCCGTGCGCGCCGCCGGCTCCGGCTGGACCGGAGGCCTCGACGGGCTGCTCACCGTGGACGACGACAGCCGTCGCCCGCCCCTGCGACTGGCCGGTGTCGAGGGGCGGGAGGTCCACGTCGACGGCAGACCCGTCCGCGGCCCCTTCGCCGTCTCCGTCACCCAGGGAGCGGAGATCCACCTGCGGATGGTGTGGGACCGCGCGGTGCTCGACGACGCTACCGCGCACCGGGCCTTCGACGCGCTCACCCACGCGCTGCGCCCCGCCCCGCACACCGCGGTCTGACCCCGCCCCGGACCCCGGCCCCTCCGGGCACCGCCGCCCCGCAGCCCCCGCACCGGTGCACCCACGCCGGCGCACCGCGCGTCCCAGCGCACCCCGAACTCCCCCCATGGCATCCCCCCCACGCCCGAAACGGCACCGCGCGACCCGCGAAGCCGCCCGCACGACCACCGGACACAACCGTGACCGGCACGGAATCCGACCCGACAACCTCAGGGATCGCCCATGCTTCCCCTCTCCTCCTCGCAGGAGATCGTCTGGCTGCACGAACAGATGCAGCCCGGCAGTCGCGCCTACAACTTCACCGCCGCGCTGGACCTGTGGGGCCCGCTCGACGCCGAGGCGCTGCGGCTGGGACTCGCCGCCACCCTGGCACGCCACCCCGGCCTGCGCCTCGAACTCGTCGCCTCCACCGGGGCCGTACCCGGGCAGCGGGTCGCGCCGCAGTGTCCGCCGAGGCTGCGCACCGTCGACCTCGGAGCGGAGGCCGACCCCGAGGCGGCGTTCGCCGATCTCCTGCGCGCCGAGGCCGAGACACCGCTCGACACCTTCGAGGCACCGCTGATCCGCTGGACGCTCGTACGGCTGGCCGAGAACCATCACCGGCTGGTCCACGTCGAGCACCACCTGATCCACGACGGGCACTCCTTCGCGATCCTGCTCGACGACGTCTTCCGCGTCTACCGCGGCCACGTCCTCGGCGAACCCCTGGAGCTCCCGCCCGCCTCGTCGTACGCGGACCACGTCCGGGCCCGGGCCGAGGCCGCGTACGCCCCCGAATCCCTGGACTTCTGGCGGACCGAGCTGCGCGACCAGCCCCACGACCTGCCGCTGCCCGGTCTCGTCCGCCCCGGTGCCCGTCGCCGGCACAACGGCGGCCAACTGCGCCAGACGATCGGCGCCGATCTCGCCGAACGGCTGCGCGCCCACACCCGTTCGCGCGGTCTCACCCCGTTCGCCACGCTCCTGGGGCTGTTCGCCGAACTCCTGCACCGGCACAGCGGCCGCTCCCGGATGGTCATCGGCACCGCCGTCGGCAACCGCCCCCTCGGCTACGAGGACGCCGTGGGCATGTTCGTCAACACCATCCCGCTGGCGCTCGCCCTGGACGGCGCCGTCTCCGCCCAGGAGACCATGTACGACGTCACCGACACCCTCATCCGGGCCCTGCCGCACCAGGACGTGCCGGTCCAGGAACTGACCCGGGCACTCGGCATGCACACCTCCGGCGCCGACAACCCGCTGTTCTCCGTCATGTTCAGCGCCCACGACGCACCGCTGCCCGAGATCGACGTACCCGGTCTCGACATCACCCTCTTCGAGGGGTTCAACACCGGCACCACCCGCTTCGACCTCGACGTGGTGCTGCTCCCCGACGACCGGCGCGGCGTCACCCCGCGCCAGGGCTCGCCCGGCATGACCCTGGTCTGGGACTACGACGACGACCTCTTCGGCGAGGACGTCGCCCGGCTGCTCTCCGGCCGCTTCCTGGACCTGCTGCGCGCCTATCTCGACAGCCCCGAGACCCTACTGGCCGACCTGGCACCGACCGCCGTGGAACCGGCCGCCGAGCCCGTGCCCGTACCGACCGACCGCGATCCGCTGGACCCCGTGGCCGCGCACCACCCGTCGCTGCCCGCCCTGCTGTGCGGCGCGCGCCGCCTCACCTACGGCGAACTCGACGAGCGCGTCGGCTCGCTCGCCGAGCGGCTGCGCGCCGCCGGTGTGACCTCCGGCCGGCCGGTGGCCGCCGTCCTGCCCAGGGGGACCGACTCGGTCGTCGCCCTGCTCGCGTGCCTGCGGACCGGCGCCGTCTACTGCCCGCTGTCCCCCTCCGATCCGCCGGCCCGCCTCGGACTGCTGCTGGAACGGCTCGCCCCGGCCCTGGTCCTCACCGGTGACGGCGCCCCGGCCCTGCCGGAAGCGCTGCCGATCGCCCGGATCGACGCCCCGGTCCTGCCGCCCGCGCGCGAGGCCGCCGAACTCCCCGGCGCCGCCTACGTCATCCACACCTCGGGCTCCACCGGCACGCCGAAGCCGGTCGCCGTCGGCCACGCGGCGCTGACGCACCACATGACGGCGGCCGCCGACCGGTTCGGCCTCGTCACCTCGGACCGGGTCCTGATGTTCGCCCAGCCGTCCTTCGACGTGGCGCTGGAGGAGGTGCTGCCGACCCTGCACGCCGGGGCGTGCCTGGTCCTGCCCGAGCACGAGGTGCCCACGGGCGCGGAGCTCGCCGAACTGCTCGCGTCCGCCCGGGTCACCGTCGCCAACCTGCCCACCAGCTACTTCCTCGCCACCCGCGAGGACCTGCGTCCCGCGCTGCGCGACGAGAGCTGGGCGCCGAGGCTCCTGGTGCTCGGCGGCGAACGCCTCCCCGTGGAGGCCCTGCGCGGCGTCCTCGCCGACACCGACGCGACCGTGCTCAACGTGTACGGCGTCACCGAGGCGGCCATCAGCTCGACCGTCCACGAGGT
Above is a window of Streptomyces sp. NBC_01426 DNA encoding:
- a CDS encoding esterase/lipase family protein: MDQHAHHRSAAQDPRADDELPADVTQDAVVVVPGIMGSALYDNERGRHVWGLEGISWLVRAWTLPGGLTSLAMRDEELEGKTGRITATGLLKHSAWTPYLAGIEPYTDLVAAVGRCVAHPAAVLEFAYDWRLPVATNGRLLAEAARAHLTAWRAHPAHDRARRHRVDEREARLVFVAHSMGGLVTRAALDPRLDSDLQADTRGVLTLGTPFHGAVKATVILNTGRGTPVPLPHRKLRAICANMPGLHDLLPQYKSVREDGNIRHLTPGDVVSLGGNAELARDAARLHRDHRGIELPGHRSVVGINQPTLQNLSIREGRVTAYEDGARAHADGTLIRDGHDRIKYFRVQGDGTVYKESASISPAVTTLPLQHGDVAKADTALEAVVEILREDIHLGPPQGEAGCGLDAPDFVEAGQAWKVTLTDVDSLAGVTCRITALDDPRDVQDAALTWEDGNAVAVATAKAPGLYRVAVRTLDGADITQLVLAGDAGGRLEEAQD
- a CDS encoding MFS transporter; its protein translation is MSETSRAAAGGPLRVRDFRLLLAGAATGQLGAQVTLVALPLVAVLELDAPAFQVGLLTAAETAAFLLVGLPAGALVDRMRKRSLMIRADLIRAAAMASIPAAALAHALTMAQLYVVALVIGVATVFFDVAHQSYLPQILPRDQLVAGNGALETVRSTAQVTGPGVGGGLVQLVGAHLAVVADAIGYMLSALFLLRVKQPEEVPEPAAGASLRKEIAEGVRFVFGHPLLRVIALTTGLANLCTAVLMATQTVHLVRVVGLEPGGLGLVLSASAVGGLLGALCAGRLAARLGQARVILLSVLVTGPFALLWPLSGHGVPGAALFAAGSAVVSFGAVVYNIAQVSFRQGLCPPRLLGRMNATLRFLMWGTLPLGALIGGALAQSYGSRTALAWCAVGILAVPLPLLLSPLRRMRDLPGPQDGAPEDDAPHGPRPHDDARATHEAPRENATGAGDERPAPAPTR
- a CDS encoding condensation domain-containing protein, whose protein sequence is MLSITSQYLARYRRLTAAGDRSDVLLPVTGAQRRFLLVRSLDPSGRPDLVPMFFAFPYATIDPERLRAAAHRLAARHTALRSRPAVVRGTPVLRVADPDVEVTRPAPMPGERPADTLRRALSSWDAQGSPLRLFLVRDEEREEDVLAIALDHAVCDGRSLARIVDELGAAYSEEPVTARPAPEETEAELVAYRDTVLRQLAAEERAETPEAAAYWADRLRTLRAHAPSPRPARVPDGASSSGVAQIRLPAHGGGVPFPGLLDACRAAARELYGPDLVVPLGYPWGGRPSGAEPVIGCFLNTVVFPADTGHTPDPEATADAWWDDLDRADMPFDAVVTAVRAAGSGWTGGLDGLLTVDDDSRRPPLRLAGVEGREVHVDGRPVRGPFAVSVTQGAEIHLRMVWDRAVLDDATAHRAFDALTHALRPAPHTAV
- a CDS encoding non-ribosomal peptide synthetase, encoding MLPLSSSQEIVWLHEQMQPGSRAYNFTAALDLWGPLDAEALRLGLAATLARHPGLRLELVASTGAVPGQRVAPQCPPRLRTVDLGAEADPEAAFADLLRAEAETPLDTFEAPLIRWTLVRLAENHHRLVHVEHHLIHDGHSFAILLDDVFRVYRGHVLGEPLELPPASSYADHVRARAEAAYAPESLDFWRTELRDQPHDLPLPGLVRPGARRRHNGGQLRQTIGADLAERLRAHTRSRGLTPFATLLGLFAELLHRHSGRSRMVIGTAVGNRPLGYEDAVGMFVNTIPLALALDGAVSAQETMYDVTDTLIRALPHQDVPVQELTRALGMHTSGADNPLFSVMFSAHDAPLPEIDVPGLDITLFEGFNTGTTRFDLDVVLLPDDRRGVTPRQGSPGMTLVWDYDDDLFGEDVARLLSGRFLDLLRAYLDSPETLLADLAPTAVEPAAEPVPVPTDRDPLDPVAAHHPSLPALLCGARRLTYGELDERVGSLAERLRAAGVTSGRPVAAVLPRGTDSVVALLACLRTGAVYCPLSPSDPPARLGLLLERLAPALVLTGDGAPALPEALPIARIDAPVLPPAREAAELPGAAYVIHTSGSTGTPKPVAVGHAALTHHMTAAADRFGLVTSDRVLMFAQPSFDVALEEVLPTLHAGACLVLPEHEVPTGAELAELLASARVTVANLPTSYFLATREDLRPALRDESWAPRLLVLGGERLPVEALRGVLADTDATVLNVYGVTEAAISSTVHEVSRDALAEGAEIPLGTELPGERVLVLDAHHRPLPSGAVGELAVAGPGLAEGYAGNAEVTAARFVTVDALDGERVYLTGDLGYRGLDGLLYFLGRRDNQIKLRGHRIELEEIEAAASAVLGGRSCAVVLDRESTGGPRLVGFLEDGADGADFDEKALHAELSLRLPGPLVPARWARLETMPTLAGGKPDRTALSRRAAALDPDDTVTSAPEDSVTSEPGTGAESGPAVSVMSDDPMTALLAEGWREVLGHGRFDARSHFFHSGGHSLLAAELAAWLEPRLGTRPPLKVLFRNPVLADQAEALATTTLSTES